The genomic interval ACAGGACACATGATcattgcagccaatcactggactCCTAAGAGCGACAGCGAGAGTCCGCTTTTCCCTGCCACACCACTGTCATCCACTGCCTCTCTTTGGAGTCCCATCAGGACTTCTTACTAATGCTTGGACACCTTCTTCAAGATTTCAGATGTTTATTCTAGGTCATAAATAGATTTTATAGCTTCATGATAAGCATTgcttttattttgtttctttGGTTTCTCCTGCCTCAAGCTTTGGGCTCTCCGGTGCCTCACGGTGAGCTGGGAAAGCCTCCCATGGACTGCTCAAGTCAAATTTTCTGAACTCCTGCGACAATTGTACCGGCTCGGCTACCACGCGCTTCACCTCATCATCATATCGAACCTGAGAAAGACATTACACACTATTATACCATTGCTGTGCTTAAAGGGGCGGTATGtcccacctgtccacaggtttttTGTGGTACTGCAGTTGATCCCAATTCACTTCCAAAAAGCCTAACAGCAATACCAGACAAAAAGCCTGTACAGGTGCAGCAGTGATACCGTAGCGCCCCTGTGCTGATTTGTTATAGCCATGTTACATGTTGGCAGAATCCATCTTTATTTTACCAACATGACTTACCTCCACAAATCCAGAAAGGGGGAAGTCTTTACGGAATGGGTGCCCCTCAAAACCATAATCTGTAAGGATTCTTCTCAGATCAGGATGATTGGCAAAAAAGACACCATACATATCCCAAACCTAGCAGACATCACAATGGacaaatattaaaatattgtgcaataaaaataaaagttttttctCACCATATAAAAGGGGCGCCTGAAAAGTTCGTAGCTCACCCATGAAATCTTTTTCCCATGGTCTGGTTTTGCAATGCAATATGTTATTTAGTtacatgaaaaaaatagaaaagaaaaatagggcactcaccagtcaacttgactggtgagtgccctatttttcttttctatttttttcatgtgTCAAATGTTGATGTATTCATAATAGTGAGCACCACCAGGGATCTTTTTTCTGAGCCCATATGCAGTTTTTGCCTTAACCTGCTTATAAAGCAGTTCTGCCTCAGCTGCAGTAGTGCCACTTTTTTGCTCTTTTACATGTTATTTAGTTACTTGAAAGGTCTCGTGACCAATCTGGAAGCATTTAGGTTCTTTTGGTTTCAGGGGCAGCATTTTAAAGTTAGGAAGTGAAGCTGAAATATGGAAATGGAGAAATTGGCAAAACTGGCCATGGCGGAAGGAAAACGAATCCCACCAAGGTGCCTTTTCATCTAAGGGAATAGGTGGTAGGTCCAAGGGAGCCAAATCAGGGGAATGGGGGGGGGTGCACTGAAGCAGTTGGACATCACAGGAGTGAATCGCAGCCTCTGACTGCCCGCTTTGCCAATTTCTCCATTTCCATATTTCAGCTTCACTTCCTAACTTTAAAAAGATTTTCTGGGTGAGCTGTGAACTTTTCAGGCGCCCCTCGTACATTCACTTTTAAGGAGACTGTGTCATGAGATTATTATCTATATAAGTCTACACTGaaaggccactttattagagattcCCCTCTAGTTCGAACCCTTTGTCCTTCAGGGCATACATTCATGGAGGGATACACAAGTATCAGCAGATGTGCCAAGAAAACATTACTCCACCCCCTACAGCCTGAACTGCTGACACCTGGCCAAATTCTGACCCACCCATCAGCAGGGCAATCTCGTCTTTCTGTTCTCCTTACACAGTAACGGAGCTTGCACTGGTCGTCTGCTGTTTTAGTCCATCTGTACTAGAGAACCAGAGAGTTACAGATATGGCTTAAatccatctccctctctcagcagTTTGTCTGCtgactcttcttctcacttcctgtattcttctaaaagctgggggggggggctctgactgtttgatggacaggacactatgaagtacctcactagatatagacattgcaccTAGTAGCAGAGACTATCATCATTattactagatatttaatatcatATGCACAGGGTTGTAcacttacagtgcctacaagtagtattcaaccccctgcagatttagcaggtttacacattgggaagtaacttggcattgtgacatttggactgtagatcagcctggaagtatgaaatgctctgcagcagaatgttatttctttgtttaatttttttttaaattgtgaaaagtttattcagagggtcatttattattcaacccctcaaaccaccagaattcagtttggttcccctaaagtattaagaagtagttcaggcacaaagaacaatgagcttcacatgtttggattaattctctctttttccagccttttctgactatttaagaccctccccaaacttgtgaccagcactcatacatggtcaacatgggaaagacaaaggagcattccaaggccatcagagacaagatggtggagggtcacaaggctggcaaggggtacaaaaccctttccaaggagttgggcctacctgtctccactgttgggagcatcatccggaagtggaaggcttatggaactactgttagccttccacggcctggacagcctttgaaagtttcctcccgggccgaggccaggcttgtccgaagagtcaaggctaacccaaggacaacaaggaaggagctccgggaagatctcatggcagtgagGACATTGGTtccagtcaataccataagtaacgtactccaccgcaatggtctccgttccagacgagcccgtaaggtacctttactttcaaagcgtcatgtcaaggctcgtctacagtttgctcatgatcacttggaggactctgagacatataaactcagagtaggggagtataacctacccaaaatgggacgtattaaaatatagcctttattggttcagttaaaatacccaaaggaacaaacaaacaaaaaattccccattaaaaaagaaagaaaggaaaggagaatgGACAGAGTAGTGTGTCTCTGAAATTGCTATGTCAATTGGACAGCATTCACACCTAGCAGTTACTAGAGAACCACAGTGAGCAATCTGATTTACTTGTATGGAATCTCACAACACTCCTGCACTTGTGTCCATATCATTAACACTTTGCTGTTCACTGGTATCGGTGTACTGCTAGGCTAGTCTCTGCTTTCTGATAGCTAATTCCTCCTTCTTACCCACTattgtattaacccttttctcATGCTAATAGTGCACTAAGTAACTTGTTTGTATAGCTGAGTAGGGAGAAGTTTACTGACTCACATATATCAGGGAATCATTCAACTAACAATAGGGCAAGCTAGACACTTCTCTCGCCCATTCTACCACCTCAATCTGTCACCTGACCGGTTTCAATGTCCCTTTACTATCGGACACATCATCAGAGGTGTCATTTCTATTGTTTCTTTCTGACACTGGAGTATGCTTTGTATATTCAGTATAGCGCCCCCAACCCCCGTCAGCATTGATAACAGCCGCACCAGTGAACTAGGAGCCCAGTCTTTTAAAGCCCAGGGACCGCCCCTCATCCAAGCTCTAACCAATCAGGGAGCTTGAAGGTCCAGCTTAATCTCTGCCTCACCTGAGGCTTAATCCCATGAGCATGTGCCGACCGGTGGCCAATAGAGAGAGGCCATACGGCCAAACCTCTCCAAGTCCCGCCCACACTGGCGAGTAACAACAAACAAACCAGCATGGCTATCGATTACAGGTAAGAATATTCCAGCAATGCCTAAGAACGGCGTCCTATCTCCTCAGGAGCCTTCCATAAGCGAGGGAGAGTGTCTCAGCATATATCACACATCACTCCGTCATCTCCTATCTCAGTGTACACCTATCCATGTTGTTTCAGAGTAATATTATTACCATTTGTCCGCAACCTCCCTTTCATACTGTATTCCAGGACACCCATAATGATGCATTGCCATCCCTCTCGATACGTTATATCGCTCTTATCCCTCAGTGACAAGAATGCTCAACTTTATGCATCAAGATCACTCCGTTTAACTTGACAGATCCTATTTGTTGTGGAGTGCCTATTAACTCCTAGATAAAACACGCATCTAAGGGAGCAGGTAGGAAAGATCAGGAAATTGAACCATCTTCCTCTGAGTGTGAGGGATCTGAGAGTGAACGTTCAAGGTCCAGAGGTCGGAGGGGTAGACAACGCCAGGGAGGACGGGATTCAATCAACAGGCTCAGTTTGAATCAAGTGTGAATAGTTCTCGACAGGGTCGGAGTAGGGGAGGAAAAACTGGAAATAAAGGGGGTTTTTTAGCTCAAGACCCACAGATTTCAGATTACTTTCTACGAAATCGCAAGTGAAGTGGCCAAGTATGTGTAAAAAGGATGAGATGCAAATTATAAATCTGTCAGATAGAGTCCTTTTACCGGAGGAGGAATCTTTATTGAAAAAGGGTCTTTCATTTGTCCCTACACCTAGGTTTAGTGCCTTCAACTGGGTGAAGGACCTCAATCTATTCTGCAGAAAACTAAAGTGGCGGAAGTTTTTTGCGATGAATGATAAAAGGAAATGTGAAGAATTGGGGATACAGCTGGAGGATTTGCCCTCCCTAAAAATTTTGGGAGGTTTATGGGAAGAGGGACAACGGGAAATAGGTGACGGCCCTTTCACAGATCTCCATTTGCCATCTAGACGTTTTCCCCCCCTGTCAGATGATGGGGCCATTGATACTTTCTGTAGGGTGGTGACTGAGAGGTTAAAACGGATTGATGGTAGAAACTTTAGAGGTCAATCGAACCTCACTAGACAAGAACTTACCCTGCTGGAAGGTTTGGAGAAAGATCAGGGAATTGTCATAAAACCTTCTGACAAGGGGGGGAATTTAGTGATCATGAAAAGAGAAGATTATGTGAAAATGTGCCGCACAATTCTAGACAACCCCTCCTGTTACGAAATTTTAAGTTCAGACCCTACTGACCAATACATCTCGGAACTAAAACAGATATTGAATTCAGCTAAAGAGAATAATCTGATAAGTGAAAGTGAATATTTATTCATGCTATCAACAAACCCTGTACGACCTACTTTTTATGACCTGCCGAAGGTCCATAAAGGCATTTCGCCTTTAAAAGGACGTCCCATCGTGGCGGGTATCAACAGTTTAACCCAGAATGTGTCTTTATATATTGATGAAATCCTTCGTCCATTTGTCACGGCCCTGCCTTCCTACGTAAAGGACACCACTGATGTCCTGAGAAGGTTGGAGGACGTGGTGGTCCCTGGGGACGCTTTTTTGGCGTCATTGGACGTGGAggccctctacagctccataccccattcccaggggtgtggggctgtagggggTTACCTGGAGACAAGAGGTACCTTCTTTTCCCAACACAATAAATTTGTTATGGATCTTTTGAATTTTGTCCTCATGCACAATACCTTCATGTACGACCGCCTCTTCTTCCACCAGCTGCAAGGCGTGGCGATGGGGAGCCCCTGTGCCCCTACGTTTGCCAATATCTActtgggctggtgggagaaggaGGTGGTCTTCTCGGACGCTATGGAACACTGGGGATCCAGTATCATTTTATGGATCCGTTTTATCGACGATGTACTAATACTATGGGGAGGTACAAAAGCTTCCTTTTTTGAATTCGTCGAATTATTAAACGTTAATTCTATGGGTCTATTTTTTACGTCCGAAATTCATGAGGAGGTTATTacattcctggacctaaagatTAGGAAATCTCCCTCTGGCCAGTTGTCCACATCCATTTTTCGCAAACCAACAGCGACGAATGCCCTTTTGGAGTGGGACAGTTGGCATCTGCATGCATTGAGAAAAGGGATTCCTAAAGGGCAGTTTCTGCGTTTACGCAGAAACTGCTCTACATTGGCAGACTATCAGACTGCAGCTGTAGACCTTAGGCAAAGATTCCATCGTATGGGTTACCCTGATGGGGTCTTGAAAAAAGCCCACCAACATGCCCTATCCCGAACACGTAATGACCTATTAATAAACAAGGTGAAAAAAGATGACGGTCAAATGCGAATTATTGGCACTTTTGATGAGGCACACCACATGGTACGAAATGTGATCCAGGAGGCCTGGGAAATTCTTTTGGTTGACCCAGACATAGGCCCCCAGTTAAGCCCCCGACCATTGATCACTTATAGACGGGGGACAAATTTAAGGGACAAGTTGGTGCACAGCCACCTGGCACCTACTGATACAACAACTTGGTTGGATAAAAAGGCAGGGGACCTTGTAGGAACTTATCGATGTGGCTCCTGCAGTGCGTGCCCGTTTATGAATCGCAGTAAGAGCTATGAAAGTACGGCTAATGGACGTCAATTTCAGAATAGGTCTTTCATAAATTGTAAGACAGCGGGTGTTGTGTATTTGATCACCTGCTCCTGCGGAGTACaatatgtgggaaaaaccaccaGAGAGCTCCGCAGGAGGGTTAGAGAGCATGTTACAGGGGTGATGACACCACAGTTGTGAGACATATTATTGAAAACCATGGAGGGGAAGTGTCCCATCTAACCTTTCAAGGCATTGAGAGGGTATTCCCCTCCTCTAGGGGAGGTGACCTTGACAAAAAACTCCtacaaaaagaagcgagatggatTTTCACATTAGATACGGTGcaacctaaggggttaaatgagaacaTCTCGTACGCGTGTTTTATCTAGGAGTTAATAGGCACTCCACAACAAATAGGATCTGTCAAGTTAAACGGAGTGATCTTGATGCATAAAGTTGAGCATTCTTGTCACTGAGGGATAAGAGCGATATAACGTATCGAGAGGGATGGCAATGCATCATTATGGGTGTCCTGGAATACAGTATGAAAGGGAGGTTGCGGACAAATGGTAATAATATTACTCTGAAACAACATGGATAGGTGTACACTGAGATAGGAGATGACGGAGTGATGTGTGATATATGCTGAGACACTCTCCCTCGCTTATGGAAGGCTCCTGAGGAGATAGGACGCCGTTCTTAGGCATTGCTGGAATATTCTTACCTGTAATCGATAGCCATGCTGGTTTGTTTGTTGTTACTCGCCAGTGTGGGCGGGACTTGGAGAGGTTTGGCCGTATGGCCTCTCTCTATTGGCCACCGGTCGGCACATGCTCATGGGATTAAGCCTCAGGTGAGGCAGAGATTAAGCTGGACCTTCAAGCTCCCTGATTGGTTAGAGCTTGGATGAGGGGCGGTCCCTGGGCTTTAAGGGCTCCTAGTTCACTGGCGCGGCTGTTATCAATGCTGACGGGGGCTGGGGGGCTATACTGAATATACAAAGCATACTCCAGTGTCAGAAAGAAACAATAGAAATGACACCTCTGATGATGTGTCCGATAGTAAAGGGACATTGAAACCGGTCAGGTGACAGATTGAGGTGGTAGAATGGGCGAGAGAAGTGTCTAGCTTGCTCTATTGTTAGTTGAATGATTCCCTGATATATGTGAGTCAGTAAACTTCTCCCTACTCAGCTATACAAACAAGTTACTTAGTGCACTATTAGCATgagaaaagggttaatacaatAGTGGGTAAGAAGGAGGAATTAGCTATCAGAAAGCAGAGACTAGCCTAGCAGTACACCGATACCAGTGAACAGCAAAGTGTTAATGATATGGACACAAGTGCAGGAGTGTTGTGAGATTCCATACAAGTAAATCAGATTGCTCACTGTGGTTCTCTAGTAACTGCTAGGTGTGAATGCTGTCCAATTGACATAGCAATTTCAGAGACACACTACTCTGTCcattctcctttcctttctttcttttttaatggggaattttttgtttgtttgttcctttgggtattttaactgaaccaataaaggctatattttaatacgtcccattttgggtaggttatactcccctactctgagtttatATGATAAAATTTTTTTTGGGTACGCTACAAGAATATtaataatctaaaataaaataaggactctgagacagactggttcaaggttctctggtctgatgagaccaagatcgagatctttggtgccaaccacacacgtgacgtttggagactggatggcactgcatacgaccccaagaataccatccctacagtcaagtggtggcagcatcatgcggtggggctgcttctcagccaaggggcctggccatctggtccgcatccatggaaaGATGGATAGCAccgcctacctggagattttggacaagaacctccgctcctccatcaaggatcttaagatgggtcgtcatttcatcttcaaacaagacaacgacccaaagcacacagccaagaaaaccaaggcctggttcaagagggaaaaaatcaaggtgttgcagtggcttagtcagtctcctgaccttaacccaattgaaaacttgtggaaggagctcaagattaaagtccacatgagacacccaaagaacctagataacttggagaagatctgcatggaggagtgggccaagataactccagagacctgtgccggcctgatcaggtcttataaaagacgattattagctggaattgcaaacaagggttattccacaaaatattacaccgaggggttgaataataattgacccacacttttatgtttaaaatttattaaaatttaactgagcaacataactttttggtttgtaagatttctgcatctgttaataaatcctgctcttgtttgaaggctctaacttatttgcatcttatcaaacctgctaaatccccccggcagggggttgaatactacttgtaggcactgtacttcctacagggaatggactgacCGTAAACTCCATGTAATTTTTGTGTTTCCATACAGATATAACAGACACGGTCCGAGCCCTTCTCAGAATGGAGAGCTATACATAACAACTCAAAGTAATACAGAGAACtcaccccccctcccttcccgagAGCAGTGAGCCATGTTATCTGCCCTGACACAATGTATAAAGAATAGGAAATCTCTAAAATGTACAGAATctagcagtatacagtacataggatcctcgagatgggaatacccctagaATTGTACGTTTTgtacttagcctaaaggagtaacATCCCAGAAAATCTGAGGCATGATAAGTAGCCACTCACCTCTCTCTCATACCAGTTTGCAGCTTTATGGACAGATTCAATGGATTCTACAGGAGTGAGTTCATCTGCATAGGTCTTCACACGGATCCTGGAGTTATATCTCAAGGACAGTAAGTTGTAGACAATCTGGAAAGAAACAGAAGATGAAACGGTCAAGCAAATACTGTCCtcggcttctcccctctatcatatttGGTAATAACGTAACTCGGCCCTGTGCCTGACCATCCCTTATATAAGGAGGTTATGTGGTGCTATGCACGGTCAGATTGTCTTCTAATACAAGAGTCTGTATTGTATCCTTCTTTAAGGACACGCACGATCACCATCCTACCTGGCAGGTCTTATTTTGCTCTGTGCTACATTAGATTTTCTATTACTACAAGGACTCTGAGTATGGCCAAGTCCTCCATTACGGATTATATCCAACTGCACCTTATAGGTTTGACACAGgtttattcctgtgtctacaccacctgacctagcttcctgctatcagataggggagaggagctgctttcatttcctgctctgaggggggaggggctaagtgcacgggagccggcctgtgtttctagctattcctgtgtctacaccacctgacctagcttcctgctatcagataggggagaggagctgctttcatttcctgctctgaggggggaggggctaagtgcacggagcgagcctgtgtatctagctattcctgtgtctgcaccacctgacctagcttcctgctctcagataggggagaggagctgctttcatttcgtctgttctcccagttatcaggctagctaatacaattgtgttcattatggcagagacaggcagtctctgtatgtaacacagaatggagttgctgctgcctgtacttcatagtccaatatgggtgggcggagctacacacaaatttgggggtggagctaaacggcaggttgcatgtgaaaccccgcccaccaaatgatgcaagaaaccaggaagaaagaagattttacagcagtgaagactgaagagtatgcgacgtgggaatacccctttaaccaaatcTCAACCATGTTTTCAACCATTACTGACGAGGATTAGCCCTGCATAGTGACCTTGCCCCTTCCAGACATGGCTTCCCTGTACATACCTCTTGTATATAGATGGATGTATGCACTATGACAATTTGCTTCACTTTATGGTGTACACTGTAATGTAATTCTATTTAttgatgtagagtctgatgaaggccaatCCTGACCGAAAACGTTTACATATCTGTTCACAATAAATGGCGCTTTGATTGCATTAAACGTGTGAGGTCCATACTTTATTGGTAATCGTCACTCGGTCATATCTTTGGTGCACAGAAATGACCTCTCACAGCCATATTACATAGAAGAAAATTTCTGGCACGCAAAGTGTAATGTTCCAAATAGTATAGAACTTTATTATACCCGAATTTACATAGACGTTTCGGTCATTAAGACCTTCTTCAGTACATCAGATACGGACTTCCATTCCACTTTCTCTGCACCATTTCCGATGTACTGAAGAAGGTCTTAATGACCAAAACGTGTACAAAAAATGTAAATTCGGGTATAATAAAGTTCTATACTATTTGGAAGTTAACACTTTGAGTGTCAGAAATCCTCTATCATATTGTTAGGAGTCGGGTCAGAACCTCCGAGACGGCATGTGGGGGCTGCCGGCCTTGTCCTGACACAGACCACATCCTATCTTCCGA from Leptodactylus fuscus isolate aLepFus1 chromosome 7, aLepFus1.hap2, whole genome shotgun sequence carries:
- the NDUFS3 gene encoding NADH dehydrogenase [ubiquinone] iron-sulfur protein 3, mitochondrial yields the protein MLAGLRAARRNLLRGASALRGLPQVRCEGSNTETRPTIRPVDSVLTNQLTAFGEYVAEILPKYVQQVQVTCFGELEIMIHPDGVIPVLTFLRDHSNAQFKSLADLTAIDVPTRQNRFEIVYNLLSLRYNSRIRVKTYADELTPVESIESVHKAANWYEREVWDMYGVFFANHPDLRRILTDYGFEGHPFRKDFPLSGFVEVRYDDEVKRVVAEPVQLSQEFRKFDLSSPWEAFPAHREAPESPKLEAGETKETK